A region from the Pseudonocardia petroleophila genome encodes:
- the ffh gene encoding signal recognition particle protein, with the protein MFDTLSERLSGTLANLRGKGRLSEADIDATAREIRIALLEADVALPVVRGFVARTKERAKGAEVSGALNPAQQVVKIVNEELVGVLGGETRRLRFSKEPPTVIMLAGLQGSGKTTLAGKLAFWLKSQGHAPLLVACDLQRPNAVNQLQIVGERAGVTTFAPEPGNGVGDPVDVARRGIEHARSTMFDMVIVDTAGRLGVDEELMRQASDIREAVQPDEVLFVVDAMIGQDAVATAEAFRDGVGFTGVVLTKLDGDARGGAALSVREVTGQPILFASDGEKLENFDVFHPDRMASRILGMGDLLTLIEQAEGAFDQEQSEKAAAKIASGELSLEDFLEQMMAIRKMGPIGNILGMLPGANSGQMKDALAQVDDRHLDKLQAIIRGMTPGERADPKIINGSRRLRIANGSGVSVGDVNDLVNRFFEARKMMKQMAGQFGFGGGQRSATKKLASKRKSKKGKGRPTPSRAGGGMPDLSGLPPTLQQLPPGLDQLPPGFDPSKLRFPKGR; encoded by the coding sequence GTGTTCGACACCCTCTCCGAGCGCCTCTCCGGCACGCTTGCGAACCTCCGTGGCAAGGGCCGTCTCTCCGAGGCCGACATCGACGCCACCGCGCGCGAGATCCGCATCGCGCTGCTCGAGGCCGACGTCGCGCTGCCCGTGGTGCGCGGGTTCGTCGCGCGCACGAAGGAGCGGGCCAAGGGCGCCGAGGTCTCGGGGGCGCTGAACCCGGCCCAGCAGGTCGTCAAGATCGTCAACGAGGAGCTCGTCGGGGTGCTCGGCGGCGAGACCCGCCGGCTGCGCTTCTCCAAGGAGCCGCCGACGGTGATCATGCTCGCCGGTCTGCAGGGCTCCGGCAAGACCACGCTGGCGGGCAAGCTCGCGTTCTGGCTGAAGTCGCAGGGCCACGCGCCGCTGCTGGTGGCCTGCGACCTGCAGCGCCCCAACGCCGTCAACCAGCTCCAGATCGTCGGCGAGCGGGCCGGGGTCACGACGTTCGCGCCGGAGCCCGGCAACGGCGTGGGCGACCCGGTGGACGTCGCCCGCCGCGGCATCGAGCACGCCCGCTCCACGATGTTCGACATGGTCATCGTCGACACCGCGGGCCGCCTGGGCGTCGACGAGGAGCTGATGCGCCAGGCCTCCGACATCCGCGAGGCGGTGCAGCCCGACGAGGTGCTGTTCGTCGTCGACGCGATGATCGGCCAGGACGCGGTGGCCACGGCCGAGGCGTTCCGCGACGGCGTCGGGTTCACCGGTGTGGTCCTCACCAAGCTCGACGGCGACGCCCGCGGCGGTGCCGCGCTGTCGGTCCGCGAGGTCACCGGGCAGCCGATCCTGTTCGCCTCCGACGGCGAGAAGCTCGAGAACTTCGACGTCTTCCACCCCGACCGGATGGCCAGCCGCATCCTCGGGATGGGCGACCTGCTCACGCTCATCGAGCAGGCCGAGGGCGCCTTCGACCAGGAGCAGTCGGAGAAGGCGGCGGCGAAGATCGCCAGCGGCGAGCTGTCGCTGGAGGACTTCCTCGAGCAGATGATGGCCATCCGCAAGATGGGCCCGATCGGCAACATCCTGGGCATGCTCCCCGGGGCCAACTCGGGGCAGATGAAGGACGCGCTGGCGCAGGTCGACGACCGCCACCTCGACAAGCTGCAGGCCATCATCCGCGGCATGACCCCCGGCGAGCGGGCCGATCCGAAGATCATCAACGGGTCGCGGCGGCTGCGCATCGCGAACGGGTCCGGGGTGTCGGTCGGCGACGTCAACGACCTGGTCAACCGCTTCTTCGAGGCCCGCAAGATGATGAAGCAGATGGCCGGGCAGTTCGGCTTCGGCGGCGGGCAGCGCAGCGCCACGAAGAAGCTGGCCAGCAAGCGCAAGTCCAAGAAGGGCAAGGGCCGCCCGACGCCCTCGCGCGCCGGGGGAGGCATGCCCGACCTCTCGGGCCTGCCGCCCACGCTGCAGCAGCTCCCGCCGGGCCTGGACCAGCTGCCCCCGGGCTTCGACCCGAGCAAGCTGCGCTTCCCGAAGGGCCGCTAG
- a CDS encoding P-II family nitrogen regulator, giving the protein MILVTAIVKPFALGEVKTALERLGVLGMTVSEVQGHGRQKGHTEVYRGAEYNVDFVPKVRIEVVVDDEVADKVVDSVVAAARTGKIGDGKVWTTRVEQIVRVRTGERGGDAI; this is encoded by the coding sequence ATGATCCTGGTGACCGCCATCGTCAAGCCGTTCGCGCTCGGCGAAGTCAAGACCGCGCTGGAGCGCCTCGGCGTGCTCGGCATGACCGTGTCCGAGGTGCAGGGCCACGGCCGCCAGAAGGGGCACACCGAGGTGTACCGGGGTGCGGAGTACAACGTCGACTTCGTGCCGAAGGTCCGGATCGAGGTCGTCGTGGACGACGAGGTGGCGGACAAGGTGGTCGACTCCGTCGTCGCGGCGGCCCGGACCGGGAAGATCGGCGACGGCAAGGTCTGGACCACCCGCGTGGAGCAGATCGTCCGGGTGCGGACGGGGGAGCGCGGCGGGGACGCCATCTGA
- a CDS encoding AAA family ATPase, protein MTGSETVCLAVPGRALVLVGGMPGAGKSTLLAGLPPDPRVAVLDSDAHRARLRRALPGAPYGAYRWLVHLGHRLAVLAAACSRTEVVVVHLPATGERTRAVLARLAALTGRRAHLVWLHVDAEQARRGQRVRGRVVPEGSFTGHAARAAATTVELLAGRAAAGWHEVTVLDRDRARAGLRLEPARAARPCAMHAPHRPK, encoded by the coding sequence ATGACGGGGAGTGAGACCGTGTGCCTCGCGGTGCCGGGGCGGGCGCTGGTGCTGGTCGGCGGGATGCCGGGAGCCGGGAAGTCGACGCTGCTCGCGGGCCTGCCGCCGGACCCGCGGGTCGCGGTGCTCGACTCCGACGCCCACCGGGCCCGCCTGCGCCGCGCCCTCCCCGGCGCGCCGTACGGGGCCTACCGCTGGCTGGTCCACCTCGGCCACCGGCTCGCGGTGCTCGCGGCGGCCTGCTCGCGCACCGAGGTCGTCGTCGTGCACCTGCCCGCGACGGGGGAGCGGACCCGTGCGGTGCTGGCCCGGCTCGCCGCGCTCACCGGGCGTCGCGCGCACCTGGTCTGGCTGCACGTCGACGCCGAGCAGGCACGGCGCGGCCAGCGGGTCCGCGGGCGGGTCGTCCCGGAGGGCTCCTTCACCGGGCACGCGGCGCGGGCGGCGGCCACCACCGTCGAGCTGCTGGCCGGACGGGCCGCGGCGGGGTGGCACGAGGTCACCGTGCTCGACCGCGACCGGGCCCGGGCAGGGCTCAGGCTCGAGCCCGCCCGAGCCGCCCGGCCGTGCGCGATGCACGCCCCGCACCGGCCCAAGTAG
- a CDS encoding ammonium transporter, with protein MLMTPGLALFYGGMVRAKSVLNMMMMSVACLGVVGLVWVLGGFSLAFGDSTAGLIGNLDHAGLRDATAVVGGDTGIPLQVFAMFQLMFAVITAALLSGAVADRARFWPFALFIALWTVCVYVPLAHWIFAFDGYVADAGGWMANSLGALDFAGGTAVEINSGASALALAIVLGRRRGWPQQPMRPHNLPSVLLGAGLLWFGWFGFNAGSALAAGAVAGNAFVTTMTASAAAVLSWLALEHRLDGRPTSLGAASAAIAGLVGITPACGYVDTFGALLIGLLAGVVCQLAIRLKYRLGYDDSLDVVAIHGVGGLLGMLMLGLVATDAVNAAGADGLFYGGGFAQLGKQTVAVLAAMTFAFAVSFLLAWLVRATVGFRVDAEVEAEGIDEAEHAETAYDFMPLSTTARLHDGARLHEGTTP; from the coding sequence ATGCTCATGACGCCGGGGCTGGCGCTGTTCTACGGCGGCATGGTCCGGGCGAAGAGCGTGCTCAACATGATGATGATGAGCGTCGCGTGCCTGGGCGTCGTGGGGCTCGTGTGGGTCCTCGGCGGGTTCTCGCTCGCGTTCGGCGACTCCACCGCCGGGCTGATCGGCAACCTCGACCACGCCGGGCTGCGCGACGCCACCGCGGTCGTCGGTGGCGACACCGGCATCCCGTTGCAGGTGTTCGCGATGTTCCAGCTGATGTTCGCGGTGATCACCGCGGCCCTGCTGTCCGGGGCCGTGGCCGACCGCGCGCGGTTCTGGCCGTTCGCGCTGTTCATCGCGCTGTGGACGGTGTGCGTCTACGTCCCGCTCGCGCACTGGATCTTCGCCTTCGACGGGTACGTCGCCGACGCCGGCGGCTGGATGGCGAACTCGCTGGGTGCGCTCGACTTCGCGGGCGGCACCGCCGTCGAGATCAACTCCGGGGCGTCGGCGCTCGCGCTGGCGATCGTGCTCGGGCGCCGCCGCGGCTGGCCCCAGCAGCCGATGCGCCCGCACAACCTGCCGTCGGTGCTGCTCGGTGCGGGCCTGCTGTGGTTCGGCTGGTTCGGCTTCAACGCCGGGTCCGCGCTGGCCGCCGGGGCCGTGGCGGGCAACGCGTTCGTCACGACGATGACGGCGTCGGCCGCCGCCGTGCTGTCCTGGCTGGCGCTGGAGCACCGCCTCGACGGCCGCCCGACCAGCCTCGGTGCGGCGTCCGCCGCGATCGCCGGGCTCGTCGGGATCACCCCGGCCTGCGGGTACGTCGACACCTTCGGCGCCCTGCTCATCGGCCTGCTCGCCGGGGTGGTCTGCCAGCTCGCGATCCGGCTCAAGTACCGGCTGGGCTACGACGACTCGCTCGACGTCGTCGCCATCCACGGCGTCGGCGGCCTGCTCGGGATGCTGATGCTCGGCCTCGTCGCCACCGACGCGGTCAACGCCGCGGGCGCCGACGGCCTGTTCTACGGCGGCGGGTTCGCCCAGCTCGGGAAGCAGACCGTCGCGGTGCTCGCCGCCATGACGTTCGCGTTCGCGGTGTCGTTCCTGCTGGCCTGGCTGGTGCGCGCCACCGTCGGGTTCCGGGTGGACGCCGAGGTCGAGGCCGAGGGCATCGACGAGGCCGAGCACGCCGAGACCGCGTACGACTTCATGCCCCTGAGCACCACCGCCCGGCTCCACGACGGTGCTCGCCTCCACGAAGGGACGACCCCATGA
- a CDS encoding ATP-binding protein, which yields MRAELVLLPRVAYRDEEVTGPRPRALLALLAADLRAGAGTARLAAGLWPDARPANPAKAVQVVVSRARAQLGADLIASTPTGYRLALPAEQVDAAAVLAHADTAARCARAGDHAAALAAAEEGLSAWEGAGAADTEDGPVAELRAEREPVRRALGRARALAMARLGRAAEAAGPLTDLARDHPRDEEVLLELLRSESATAGPAAALARYDTHRRRLRDELGADPGPALVAEHRRLLQDGGPAVRRGVRHEPNALLGRGRDVAAVGALLRSSRVTTVVGPGGLGKTRLAHVVAHAADQRVVHVVGLAGVTRDEDVLGEVATALGVGAARPNPPPPDALTGIVTALGAGPVLLVLLVLDNCEHVVGGAADLVGALVAMTRDLRVLATSRAPLGLTSESVYPLPALDRATTVELFGQRARAARPGVELPPDVVDELCAHLDGLPLAVELAAARTRVLPVTEIARRLDDRFALLRGGARDSPQRHRTLHAVVDWSWNLLDPRAQAAWGALSVFPAGFTAEAAAHLVDGDALEVLEHLADQSLLTVAEAASGTRFRMLETVREFGAARRDPAADPVAGLLAWAGEFGRRHHDAPFDVDAPASAGRIRAEQENLAFALRQAIARGDDATAAAAGAVLAALWTVESDFLRTTTLTRQTADLVARFRPGPADVEVTRTLTALSVTTAFVLQGPRASRALLGLRRLPAAPADTLVRALAEVLRTPGVLGPDPEPRRRLAAAGGPLQAAVAHSVDSYVRAHAADPEGALRAAERAAAALGTGAAAEPWIRVVARTRVAELQMLAGRGDLVLADLRAVAPMLDAVGASPALQLVWATALAHLHAGDPVAAQLLLDGAPATDDLDVGTATFDLAVRAELALALGDVDDGLALWRRSLERLRDPAGLDVDLPGPDPWALELHAAAVVAHARHGRPDLVADIVAELPHTLAALLDDPVEHPPGYVVASSLWGALLLALATADLARDDRQSTAARMTALAERLHVPQQFRPTMTVDTARRAARDADGPAYDDAVSSYAGLGPDELRVAAQVLLGSRV from the coding sequence GTGCGCGCCGAGCTGGTCCTGCTCCCCCGCGTCGCGTACCGGGACGAGGAGGTCACCGGTCCGCGCCCGCGCGCGCTGCTGGCCCTGCTCGCCGCCGACCTGCGCGCCGGGGCCGGCACCGCCCGCCTGGCGGCCGGGCTCTGGCCGGACGCGCGGCCCGCGAACCCGGCGAAGGCGGTCCAGGTCGTCGTGTCCCGCGCCCGTGCGCAGCTCGGCGCCGACCTCATCGCCAGCACGCCGACCGGCTACCGCCTGGCCCTGCCCGCGGAGCAGGTCGACGCCGCCGCGGTGCTCGCGCACGCCGACACCGCCGCCCGGTGCGCCCGCGCGGGCGACCACGCCGCCGCGCTGGCTGCGGCGGAGGAGGGCCTGTCCGCCTGGGAGGGGGCCGGGGCGGCCGACACAGAGGACGGCCCGGTGGCCGAGCTGCGCGCGGAGCGCGAGCCCGTGCGCCGGGCGCTCGGCCGGGCCCGCGCGCTGGCCATGGCGCGGCTGGGCCGCGCCGCGGAGGCCGCCGGGCCGCTGACCGACCTGGCCCGCGACCACCCCCGGGACGAGGAGGTGCTGCTGGAGCTGCTGCGCAGCGAGTCGGCCACCGCAGGCCCGGCCGCGGCGCTGGCCCGCTACGACACCCACCGCCGCCGCCTGCGCGACGAGCTGGGCGCCGATCCCGGCCCGGCGCTGGTCGCCGAGCACCGGCGGCTGCTGCAGGACGGCGGTCCGGCCGTGCGCCGCGGCGTGCGGCACGAGCCGAACGCATTGCTGGGCCGCGGCCGCGACGTCGCCGCGGTGGGGGCGCTGCTGCGCTCGTCGCGGGTGACCACGGTCGTCGGGCCGGGCGGGCTCGGCAAGACCCGGCTCGCGCACGTCGTCGCCCACGCGGCCGACCAGCGGGTGGTGCACGTCGTCGGGCTGGCCGGGGTCACCCGCGACGAGGACGTGCTCGGCGAGGTCGCGACGGCGCTCGGCGTGGGCGCCGCCCGCCCGAACCCCCCGCCGCCCGACGCCCTGACCGGCATCGTCACCGCGCTCGGTGCCGGGCCCGTGCTGCTCGTGCTGCTCGTGCTCGACAACTGCGAGCACGTCGTGGGCGGCGCGGCCGACCTCGTCGGGGCGCTCGTGGCGATGACCCGTGACCTGCGGGTCCTCGCCACGAGCCGGGCCCCGCTGGGCCTGACGTCGGAGTCGGTGTACCCGCTGCCGGCGCTGGACCGGGCCACCACCGTCGAGCTGTTCGGGCAGCGCGCGCGGGCGGCGCGGCCCGGCGTCGAGCTGCCCCCGGACGTCGTCGACGAGCTGTGCGCCCACCTGGACGGGCTGCCGCTGGCGGTGGAGCTGGCGGCGGCGCGCACGCGGGTGCTGCCGGTCACCGAGATCGCCCGCCGCCTCGACGACCGCTTCGCGCTGCTGCGCGGCGGGGCCCGCGACAGCCCGCAGCGGCACCGCACGCTGCACGCGGTGGTCGACTGGAGCTGGAACCTGCTCGACCCGCGGGCGCAGGCCGCGTGGGGGGCGCTGTCGGTGTTCCCCGCCGGGTTCACCGCCGAGGCGGCGGCCCACCTGGTGGACGGCGACGCGCTCGAGGTGCTCGAGCACCTCGCCGACCAGTCCCTGCTCACCGTGGCGGAGGCGGCGTCGGGCACGCGGTTCCGGATGCTGGAGACCGTCCGCGAGTTCGGGGCGGCCCGCCGGGACCCCGCCGCCGACCCCGTCGCCGGGCTGCTGGCCTGGGCCGGGGAGTTCGGCCGGCGCCACCACGACGCGCCCTTCGACGTCGACGCGCCCGCGTCGGCCGGGCGGATCCGCGCGGAGCAGGAGAACCTGGCGTTCGCGCTGCGGCAGGCGATCGCCCGCGGCGACGACGCGACCGCCGCCGCGGCCGGGGCGGTGCTCGCGGCCCTGTGGACGGTGGAGTCGGACTTCCTCAGGACGACGACCCTGACCCGGCAGACCGCCGACCTCGTCGCCCGGTTCCGCCCCGGGCCCGCCGACGTCGAGGTGACCCGCACGCTCACCGCCCTGTCCGTCACCACCGCCTTCGTGCTGCAGGGGCCGCGCGCGTCGCGGGCGCTGCTCGGTCTGCGCCGGCTCCCCGCCGCTCCCGCCGACACCCTGGTCCGGGCACTGGCCGAGGTGCTGCGCACCCCCGGCGTCCTGGGTCCCGACCCGGAGCCGCGACGCCGGCTGGCCGCGGCGGGCGGGCCGCTGCAGGCCGCGGTCGCGCACTCCGTCGACAGCTACGTGCGGGCGCACGCCGCCGACCCCGAGGGGGCGCTGCGCGCCGCCGAGCGGGCCGCCGCGGCCCTCGGGACCGGCGCGGCCGCCGAGCCGTGGATCCGGGTGGTGGCCCGCACGCGCGTCGCCGAGCTGCAGATGCTGGCCGGGCGGGGTGATCTCGTGCTGGCCGACCTGCGGGCGGTGGCCCCGATGCTCGACGCCGTCGGCGCCTCCCCCGCCCTGCAGCTCGTGTGGGCCACCGCGCTGGCGCACCTGCACGCGGGCGACCCCGTCGCGGCGCAGCTGCTCCTCGACGGGGCGCCGGCCACCGACGATCTGGACGTCGGCACGGCCACCTTCGACCTCGCGGTGCGCGCCGAGCTCGCGCTGGCCCTCGGCGACGTCGACGACGGCCTGGCGCTGTGGCGGCGCAGCCTGGAGCGCCTGCGCGACCCCGCCGGCCTCGACGTCGACCTCCCCGGACCCGACCCGTGGGCCCTGGAGCTGCACGCCGCCGCGGTGGTGGCGCACGCCCGGCACGGGCGCCCCGACCTCGTCGCCGACATCGTCGCCGAGCTGCCGCACACCCTCGCCGCGCTGCTCGACGACCCGGTCGAGCATCCCCCCGGGTACGTGGTGGCGTCGTCGCTGTGGGGGGCGCTGCTGCTGGCGCTGGCCACCGCGGACCTCGCCCGCGACGACCGGCAGAGCACGGCGGCCCGGATGACCGCCCTGGCCGAGCGGCTGCACGTCCCGCAGCAGTTCCGGCCGACGATGACGGTCGACACGGCACGGCGGGCGGCCCGGGACGCGGACGGGCCGGCGTACGACGACGCCGTGTCGTCCTACGCCGGCCTGGGTCCCGACGAGCTGCGGGTCGCCGCTCAGGTCCTGCTGGGGTCCCGGGTGTAG
- a CDS encoding amidohydrolase family protein: protein MYRLRGVLLPGEDTVELFVDGDGMLVEEPVAGAETLVDGGWIVPGLVDAHCHVGLGPDGPVDLEEADAQARCDRDAGALLLRDCGSPVDTSALRAREDLPEIIRAGRHLARPKRYIPGLAIDADDPALLPELVAEQAAAGDGWVKLVGDWIDRGEGDLAPLWPDDVLRDAIAAAHSAGARVTAHVFGTDALPGLIGAGIDCIEHGTGLTDDLIAQMAERGTALVPTLINVETFPGIADSATKYPAYAAHMRQLHAGAHDVVRRAVEAGVPVYAGTDAGGGIAHGRIADEVRALAAAGHTDPLGAASWNARHWLGRPAPHPGVPADLVVYRTDPRADLAALDTPTLIMLRGRVVAA, encoded by the coding sequence GTGTACCGGCTGCGCGGGGTGCTGCTGCCGGGCGAGGACACCGTCGAGCTGTTCGTCGACGGCGACGGGATGCTGGTCGAGGAGCCCGTCGCGGGCGCCGAGACGCTCGTCGACGGCGGGTGGATCGTGCCCGGCCTGGTCGACGCGCACTGCCACGTCGGTCTCGGCCCGGACGGCCCGGTCGACCTGGAGGAGGCCGACGCCCAGGCCCGCTGCGACCGCGACGCCGGCGCGCTGCTGCTGCGCGACTGCGGCTCGCCCGTCGACACCTCGGCGCTGCGGGCCCGCGAGGACCTCCCGGAGATCATCCGCGCCGGACGGCACCTGGCCCGCCCCAAGCGCTACATCCCGGGCCTCGCGATCGACGCCGACGACCCCGCGCTGCTGCCCGAGCTGGTGGCGGAGCAGGCGGCGGCGGGCGACGGCTGGGTCAAGCTGGTCGGCGACTGGATCGACCGCGGCGAGGGCGACCTCGCCCCGCTGTGGCCCGACGACGTGCTGCGCGACGCGATCGCCGCCGCCCACTCCGCGGGCGCCCGGGTCACCGCGCACGTGTTCGGCACCGACGCCCTGCCCGGGCTGATCGGCGCGGGCATCGACTGCATCGAGCACGGCACCGGCCTCACCGACGACCTCATCGCGCAGATGGCGGAGCGGGGCACCGCGCTGGTGCCCACGCTGATCAACGTCGAGACGTTCCCGGGGATCGCCGACTCGGCGACGAAGTACCCGGCGTACGCCGCGCACATGCGGCAGCTGCACGCCGGGGCGCACGACGTCGTCCGGCGGGCCGTCGAGGCGGGTGTCCCGGTGTACGCCGGCACCGACGCGGGCGGTGGCATCGCGCACGGCCGCATCGCCGACGAGGTCCGCGCGCTCGCCGCGGCCGGCCACACCGACCCGCTCGGGGCCGCCAGCTGGAACGCCCGGCACTGGCTGGGCCGCCCGGCCCCGCACCCCGGTGTGCCCGCCGACCTGGTGGTCTACCGCACCGACCCGCGCGCCGACCTCGCCGCCCTCGACACCCCGACGCTGATCATGCTCCGCGGCCGGGTCGTCGCGGCCTGA
- a CDS encoding ABC transporter permease, with amino-acid sequence MTAHVLTDSATMLRRNLLHMRRYPSLTLMLAGMPIVFLLLFVFVLGGTLEAGIGRSYVDYVVPGVLLMTVAASAQGTAISVAMDMAEGIVARFRTMSIARASVLTGHVVGSLVQTLFSTVLVVLVALLIGFRPTTGPLSWLAALGVFVLITFAVTWLAVALGMVTDSVETASNLPMPLVLLPFLGSGFVPTDSMPTALRWFAEVQPFTPFIETLRGLLMGTPIGGSGWAALGWCAVIALGGYLWARRLYTRDPSRT; translated from the coding sequence ATGACCGCCCACGTGCTCACCGACTCGGCCACCATGCTGCGCCGCAACCTGCTGCACATGCGCCGCTACCCGTCGCTGACGCTGATGCTCGCCGGGATGCCGATCGTGTTCCTGCTGCTGTTCGTCTTCGTCCTCGGCGGCACGCTGGAGGCGGGCATCGGGCGGTCCTACGTCGACTACGTCGTGCCCGGCGTCCTGCTGATGACGGTCGCCGCCTCCGCGCAGGGCACGGCGATCTCCGTGGCCATGGACATGGCCGAGGGGATCGTCGCCCGCTTCCGGACGATGTCGATCGCGCGGGCCTCCGTGCTCACCGGGCACGTGGTCGGCAGTCTGGTCCAGACCCTGTTCAGCACGGTCCTGGTGGTCCTGGTGGCGCTGCTGATCGGCTTCCGGCCCACGACCGGGCCGCTGTCGTGGCTCGCGGCGCTGGGGGTGTTCGTGCTGATCACGTTCGCGGTCACCTGGCTCGCGGTGGCGCTGGGCATGGTCACCGACAGCGTCGAGACGGCGAGCAACCTGCCGATGCCGCTGGTGCTCCTGCCGTTCCTCGGCAGCGGGTTCGTGCCCACCGACTCGATGCCGACGGCCCTGCGCTGGTTCGCCGAGGTCCAGCCGTTCACCCCGTTCATCGAGACCCTGCGCGGCCTGCTGATGGGCACCCCGATCGGCGGCAGCGGGTGGGCGGCACTGGGCTGGTGCGCCGTCATCGCGCTCGGCGGGTACCTGTGGGCGCGCCGGCTCTACACCCGGGACCCCAGCAGGACCTGA
- a CDS encoding ATP-binding cassette domain-containing protein → MAAIRAVGLRRSYGERVVLDGIDLDIAEGSVFALLGPNGAGKTTTVHVLTTYLRPDGGTARVLGHDVVAEAAAVRAVIGVTGQFSAVDGLLTGRENLALMADLHHLDRAAARRRVDGLLERFDLVEAASRPLSTYSGGMRRRLDLAMTLVGDPRVIFLDEPTTGLDPRSRQLMWEIVRALVADGVTIFLTTQYLEEADKLADRVAVLDHGRIVAEGSPEELKALVPGGHVRLRFTDPLAHAAASAEFGEARSDAPALTLEVPADGGVRSLRAVLDRLDRAGVEADALTVHTPDLDDVFLALTGEGVAA, encoded by the coding sequence ATGGCGGCCATCAGGGCGGTCGGGTTGCGCAGGTCCTACGGGGAGCGGGTGGTGCTCGACGGCATCGACCTGGACATCGCGGAGGGCTCGGTCTTCGCGCTGCTGGGACCCAACGGCGCGGGGAAGACCACGACGGTGCACGTCCTCACCACCTACCTGCGACCGGACGGCGGCACGGCGCGCGTGCTCGGCCACGACGTCGTCGCCGAGGCGGCGGCGGTGCGGGCCGTCATCGGCGTCACGGGGCAGTTCTCCGCGGTCGACGGGCTGCTCACCGGCCGCGAGAACCTCGCGCTGATGGCCGACCTGCACCACCTCGACCGCGCGGCGGCGCGGCGGCGGGTCGACGGCCTGCTGGAGCGCTTCGACCTGGTCGAGGCGGCGTCCCGGCCGCTGTCGACGTACTCCGGCGGGATGCGGCGCCGCCTGGACCTGGCGATGACGCTGGTCGGCGACCCCCGGGTGATCTTCCTCGACGAGCCGACGACCGGCCTGGACCCGCGCAGCCGCCAGCTGATGTGGGAGATCGTCCGCGCGCTGGTCGCGGACGGCGTCACGATCTTCCTGACCACGCAGTACCTGGAGGAGGCCGACAAGCTCGCCGACCGGGTCGCGGTGCTCGACCACGGCCGGATCGTCGCCGAGGGCAGCCCCGAGGAGCTCAAGGCGCTCGTCCCCGGCGGGCACGTCCGGCTCCGCTTCACCGACCCGCTCGCCCACGCCGCGGCGTCCGCGGAGTTCGGGGAGGCGAGGTCGGACGCGCCCGCGCTGACCCTGGAGGTCCCGGCCGACGGGGGAGTCCGCTCGCTGCGCGCCGTGCTCGACCGGCTCGACCGCGCCGGTGTCGAGGCCGACGCCCTGACCGTGCACACCCCGGACCTCGACGACGTCTTCCTCGCGCTGACCGGCGAGGGGGTCGCGGCATGA